One window of the Asticcacaulis sp. SL142 genome contains the following:
- the rlmN gene encoding 23S rRNA (adenine(2503)-C(2))-methyltransferase RlmN translates to MAYTLDLSSKPAVAPARVNITGLTRQGLIEALADSGVVEPRKAKMRATQIWRWVHHFGVTSFDLMTDIAKDQRGPLAEKFSLDRPEIIERQISNDGTRKWLIRMAPGIEVESVFIPGVGRAGALCVSSQVGCTLNCSFCHTGTQKLVRNLTAAEIVAQVQIARDDLEEWPSPREARKLSNIVFMGMGEPLYNLDSVADAIDIISDNEGIALSRRRITVSTSGVVPELTALGERTQAMLAISLHATNDELRDMLVPLNKKYPLKDLIAGIRTYPGISNARRVTFEYVMLKDVNDSPAEARALINLLKGIPAKVNLIPFNPWPGTNYQCSDWKTIEAFAAILNRAGYASPIRTPRGRDILAACGQLKSESEKQRASETRRQVRDGVVMVDHIDGLPFGHLVEDAD, encoded by the coding sequence GTGGCCTATACGCTTGACCTGAGTTCCAAACCTGCCGTCGCACCTGCCCGCGTCAATATCACCGGCCTGACCCGTCAGGGGCTGATAGAGGCTCTGGCAGACTCCGGCGTCGTGGAGCCGCGTAAGGCCAAAATGCGCGCCACGCAGATCTGGCGCTGGGTGCATCATTTCGGGGTCACCAGTTTCGATCTGATGACCGATATCGCCAAGGATCAACGCGGCCCTCTGGCGGAAAAATTCTCGCTCGATCGGCCGGAAATCATTGAACGCCAGATATCCAACGACGGCACGCGCAAATGGCTGATCCGCATGGCGCCCGGCATTGAGGTCGAAAGCGTCTTTATTCCCGGCGTGGGCCGCGCCGGGGCCTTGTGTGTATCGTCGCAGGTTGGCTGCACGCTCAACTGTTCGTTCTGCCATACCGGCACGCAAAAGCTGGTGCGTAACCTGACCGCGGCGGAAATCGTGGCGCAGGTACAAATCGCGCGCGACGACCTTGAAGAATGGCCGTCGCCGCGTGAGGCGCGTAAACTGTCCAATATCGTCTTTATGGGCATGGGTGAGCCGCTCTATAATCTCGACAGCGTGGCCGATGCCATCGACATTATCTCTGACAACGAAGGCATTGCCCTGTCGCGCCGCCGGATCACCGTGTCTACGTCTGGGGTGGTGCCGGAACTGACGGCTCTGGGCGAACGCACGCAAGCCATGTTGGCGATTTCGTTGCACGCCACCAATGATGAGCTGCGCGACATGCTGGTGCCGCTCAATAAGAAATATCCGCTCAAAGACCTGATTGCCGGTATCCGCACCTATCCGGGCATTTCAAATGCGCGGCGCGTGACGTTTGAATATGTCATGCTGAAGGACGTGAATGACTCACCCGCCGAAGCGCGCGCTTTGATCAATCTGCTCAAAGGTATACCGGCCAAGGTCAATCTGATCCCGTTCAATCCGTGGCCGGGAACCAATTATCAGTGCTCTGACTGGAAGACGATTGAAGCCTTTGCCGCCATCCTTAACCGCGCCGGCTACGCCTCCCCCATTCGCACCCCGCGCGGGCGTGATATTCTGGCGGCCTGCGGTCAGCTTAAGTCCGAGAGCGAGAAACAACGTGCCAGTGAAACCCGCAGGCAGGTGCGAGATGGCGTGGTTATGGTTGACCATATCGACGGCCTGCCGTTTGGGCACCTGGTCGAGGACGCTGATTAA
- a CDS encoding DUF350 domain-containing protein, whose amino-acid sequence MIPDFLNPEFLIPEALRPEFQAFGTGFPVTLLHAGVTLLMLMIGTAVYAFLTPYKEINQIRDGNSAAAVGFGGVIISLAIPLATSMSASTSIREIVIWGGATILLQLFVFRMVDFLLSGLPERINEGEVSAAVLLVAAKLAGAIILAAAVAG is encoded by the coding sequence ATGATACCTGATTTTCTGAACCCGGAATTCCTTATCCCGGAGGCCTTACGCCCTGAATTTCAGGCGTTTGGTACGGGGTTTCCCGTCACCTTACTTCATGCGGGTGTGACGCTTTTGATGTTGATGATCGGCACGGCCGTCTATGCCTTTCTCACGCCCTATAAGGAAATCAACCAGATCCGCGACGGTAATTCGGCGGCCGCGGTAGGCTTTGGCGGGGTGATCATCAGTCTGGCTATTCCTTTGGCGACGTCGATGTCGGCCTCAACCTCGATCCGTGAGATTGTGATCTGGGGCGGGGCGACCATACTGCTGCAACTGTTCGTGTTCCGCATGGTCGATTTTCTGTTGTCGGGCCTGCCTGAGCGCATCAACGAAGGCGAAGTGTCGGCTGCGGTGCTGCTGGTGGCGGCCAAGCTGGCAGGCGCCATTATTCTCGCCGCCGCCGTGGCGGGCTAA
- a CDS encoding peptidase, whose translation MKLDWLLYGVALAVGTMVTVNWRDRSMAPPAPPPPSASEISLLASFSPFAQGSIISLPSGQGVATQIDYTGTAFSVSQSGEWIIARDSIRNCAYPFLNIGGNLGVPFKIRKAAGHENYEIAVTSGGTRPLPLADPAALKVGQRAFMPGFPRGEVGEATARFIGRTTLSKSKRFEANESVLAWAESGHTHELKGSLNQLIGGPAVNTSSQVIGITLRHNPRRGRIYTSTPETLHALANPPSRRPDYDREEVITRRNYGTVSDSFRREYRVAQVGCLRT comes from the coding sequence GTGAAACTCGACTGGCTGCTTTATGGGGTTGCGCTGGCGGTGGGGACAATGGTCACCGTCAACTGGCGTGACCGGTCTATGGCGCCGCCCGCGCCGCCGCCGCCCAGCGCCTCCGAAATTTCCCTGCTGGCCAGTTTCAGCCCCTTTGCCCAAGGCTCGATCATCAGCTTGCCGAGCGGTCAGGGCGTCGCCACCCAGATCGACTATACCGGCACAGCCTTTTCGGTGTCTCAGTCCGGCGAATGGATTATTGCCCGCGACAGCATCCGTAACTGCGCCTACCCGTTTTTGAACATCGGCGGCAATCTGGGTGTGCCGTTCAAAATCCGCAAAGCGGCGGGGCATGAGAATTATGAGATTGCGGTGACGTCCGGTGGCACACGGCCTTTGCCTCTGGCCGATCCGGCGGCGCTCAAAGTGGGGCAGCGCGCCTTTATGCCGGGTTTCCCGCGTGGTGAGGTCGGTGAAGCGACCGCACGATTTATCGGGCGCACCACCTTGTCAAAATCCAAGCGCTTTGAGGCCAATGAATCCGTATTGGCCTGGGCGGAGTCGGGCCATACCCATGAGCTTAAGGGCAGCTTGAACCAGCTTATCGGCGGTCCGGCGGTCAATACGTCGTCTCAGGTGATCGGCATTACCCTGCGCCACAACCCGCGCCGGGGCCGGATCTATACCTCGACGCCGGAGACCCTGCACGCCCTGGCTAATCCACCCTCGCGCCGCCCGGACTATGACCGCGAAGAGGTCATTACGCGCCGCAATTACGGCACAGTGTCCGATAGCTTCCGTCGCGAATATCGGGTGGCGCAGGTCGGGTGTTTACGGACGTAA
- the acs gene encoding acetate--CoA ligase, translated as MSDQQLFPVPADFLRPGTLDAAGLKAQHDLIATDENAHWKTLGDALDWIEPFTKTKDVSFNRDDFRIRWYYDGKLNVSQNCIDRHLKERGDQVAFIFEGDDPGTSYSVTYNQLAVEVNKRANLMKQYGVKKGDRVTIYMPMVPEAAYFMLACTRIGAVHSVVFGGFSPDSLAGRILDCKSEYVVTTHEGVRGGKKIPLKANTDLALLQCPDVKHVFVVADVCDVMLMHGQRDINIACVLDEMSAECPAEPMGAEDPLFILYTSGSTGKPKGVLHTTGGYLAWAAYTFKTVFDYQAGDVFWCTADVGWVTGHSYVVYGPLANGATSLIFEGVPNYPTVSRFWEVIDKHQVNIFYTAPTAIRALMREGDEPVKKTSRASLRVLGTVGEPINPEAWMWYYNVVGEGRCPIVDTWWQTETGGHLITPVAGATPLKPGSASQPLPGVKPVIVDAEGKRLEGATEGNLCIADSWPGQMRSIYGDHARFIETYFSTYPGMYFTGDGVKRDEDGYYWITGRVDDVLNVSGHRIGTAEVESALVAHETVAEAAVVGFPHDIKGQGIWCFVTLVKGVEPTDELKVTLRNWVRREIGPIASPDVIQWAPGLPKTRSGKIMRRILRKIAEDQPEALGDISTLADPSVVADLIKGANLKVDA; from the coding sequence ATGAGTGATCAACAACTCTTTCCCGTCCCCGCAGACTTTTTGCGCCCCGGCACCCTCGATGCCGCAGGCCTTAAGGCACAGCATGATCTGATAGCCACCGATGAAAACGCCCACTGGAAGACGCTGGGCGACGCGCTGGACTGGATAGAACCGTTCACCAAAACCAAGGATGTGTCGTTCAACCGCGATGATTTCCGCATCCGTTGGTATTATGACGGCAAGCTCAATGTGTCGCAGAACTGCATCGACCGGCACCTGAAAGAGCGCGGCGATCAGGTAGCCTTCATTTTTGAGGGCGACGATCCGGGCACCTCATACAGCGTCACCTATAATCAGTTGGCGGTTGAGGTGAATAAGCGCGCCAATCTGATGAAGCAGTACGGCGTCAAAAAAGGCGACCGGGTGACCATCTATATGCCGATGGTGCCTGAAGCCGCCTATTTCATGCTGGCCTGCACCCGTATAGGTGCTGTCCATTCGGTCGTGTTCGGCGGCTTTTCACCTGACAGTCTGGCGGGCCGGATTCTGGACTGTAAGTCGGAATATGTTGTCACCACCCATGAAGGGGTACGCGGCGGCAAGAAAATTCCGCTCAAGGCCAATACCGATCTGGCCCTGCTGCAATGCCCGGACGTCAAGCATGTGTTTGTGGTGGCCGATGTTTGCGATGTGATGCTGATGCACGGTCAGCGCGACATCAATATCGCCTGCGTCCTTGATGAGATGAGCGCGGAGTGTCCGGCAGAACCCATGGGTGCCGAAGACCCGCTATTCATCCTCTATACGTCCGGCTCGACCGGCAAACCTAAAGGCGTGCTGCACACCACCGGCGGATATCTGGCGTGGGCCGCCTATACTTTTAAGACCGTGTTTGATTATCAGGCCGGTGATGTGTTCTGGTGTACCGCCGATGTTGGCTGGGTCACGGGACATTCCTATGTCGTCTATGGCCCGCTGGCCAATGGGGCGACCTCGCTGATCTTTGAGGGCGTGCCGAATTACCCGACCGTTAGCCGCTTTTGGGAAGTGATCGACAAGCATCAGGTCAATATTTTCTACACCGCCCCCACCGCCATCCGCGCCCTGATGCGCGAAGGTGATGAGCCGGTGAAAAAGACCTCACGCGCCTCCCTGCGGGTGCTGGGCACGGTGGGCGAGCCGATCAATCCCGAAGCGTGGATGTGGTATTATAATGTTGTCGGTGAGGGCCGCTGCCCCATCGTAGATACCTGGTGGCAGACCGAAACCGGCGGTCATTTGATCACGCCAGTGGCGGGGGCAACTCCGCTTAAGCCCGGTTCGGCCTCGCAGCCTTTGCCGGGGGTGAAACCCGTCATCGTCGATGCCGAGGGCAAACGGCTTGAAGGGGCCACCGAAGGCAATCTCTGTATCGCGGATTCCTGGCCCGGTCAGATGCGCTCGATCTACGGTGATCATGCCCGCTTTATCGAGACCTATTTCTCGACCTATCCCGGTATGTATTTCACCGGCGACGGCGTTAAGCGCGATGAGGACGGTTACTACTGGATCACCGGCCGCGTCGATGATGTGCTCAATGTCTCCGGCCACCGTATCGGCACGGCAGAGGTCGAAAGCGCGCTGGTGGCGCACGAAACCGTGGCCGAAGCGGCGGTCGTCGGTTTTCCCCACGACATCAAGGGCCAGGGCATCTGGTGCTTTGTGACCTTGGTGAAGGGTGTGGAGCCGACCGATGAGTTGAAGGTCACTTTGCGCAATTGGGTGCGCCGTGAGATTGGCCCGATCGCCTCCCCCGATGTCATTCAGTGGGCGCCGGGCCTGCCCAAAACCCGCTCCGGCAAGATCATGCGCCGGATTTTGCGCAAGATCGCCGAGGATCAGCCGGAAGCGCTGGGGGACATCTCGACCCTTGCCGACCCGTCGGTCGTGGCCGATCTGATCAAGGGCGCAAATTTGAAAGTGGATGCATAA
- a CDS encoding creatininase family protein, producing MILYVSTWPEIERFLNVSKTVIIPIGSNEQHGPTGLLGTDWLCPEIIAHAAEKRAAEQGEPILIAPTFNIGMAQHHLGFAGTISLRPSTFMAAIEDWVMSLARHGFERIYFLNGHGGNIATIEATFSEIYSRYSYRGEVCPFALKLTNWWDMAGIGKMCSVMFPTGHGSHATPSEIAITYAAYPDQVRDVVPEPKIAPTGPIREAADYRARFPDGRIGSDPTLASIEKGRQLIDAAAESLLKDIARFSAEALPPKAAT from the coding sequence ATGATCCTGTATGTATCGACCTGGCCGGAAATCGAGCGGTTTTTAAACGTCTCGAAAACCGTGATTATTCCTATCGGCTCCAATGAGCAGCATGGTCCGACCGGCCTGCTGGGAACAGACTGGCTGTGTCCGGAAATCATCGCCCATGCTGCGGAAAAACGGGCGGCTGAACAGGGTGAGCCGATACTGATCGCCCCGACCTTTAATATCGGCATGGCCCAGCATCATCTCGGTTTTGCGGGGACGATTTCGCTCAGGCCCTCGACCTTTATGGCGGCGATCGAAGACTGGGTGATGTCGCTGGCGCGGCACGGTTTTGAGCGCATCTATTTCCTCAATGGTCATGGCGGCAATATCGCGACCATTGAGGCGACCTTTTCGGAGATATATTCGCGCTATTCCTATCGCGGCGAGGTGTGTCCGTTTGCGCTGAAACTCACCAACTGGTGGGATATGGCTGGCATTGGCAAGATGTGTTCGGTCATGTTCCCGACCGGCCACGGCAGCCATGCCACGCCGTCGGAAATCGCTATTACCTATGCGGCCTATCCGGATCAGGTGCGCGATGTGGTGCCGGAGCCGAAAATTGCCCCGACCGGCCCGATCCGCGAAGCTGCCGACTATCGCGCGCGCTTCCCCGATGGCCGGATTGGGTCTGACCCGACGCTGGCCAGCATCGAAAAAGGCCGGCAATTGATCGATGCCGCCGCTGAAAGCTTGCTAAAAGACATCGCCCGTTTCAGCGCGGAAGCCTTGCCGCCAAAGGCTGCGACGTGA
- a CDS encoding GNAT family N-acetyltransferase produces the protein MNRIETARLILMPMTADDFEPLCTLWSNEDFVRDITRRPLTPEEVWMRLLRDIGHWQVFGYGNWSIRLKAGGRLKDGGDWIGSVGIFNYMRDIEPAFDAPEMGWGLDPAHHGHGYAREAVSAVLDLADGDLSLDRTLCMISHDNEPSRKLARKAGFRYRHDVTYHGEIASVFERLRPG, from the coding sequence GTGAACCGGATTGAAACCGCGCGCCTGATCCTGATGCCCATGACAGCGGATGATTTCGAGCCGTTATGTACCCTATGGAGTAACGAGGATTTCGTGCGCGATATCACCCGCCGCCCCCTGACACCGGAAGAGGTGTGGATGCGGCTGTTGCGCGACATCGGCCACTGGCAGGTCTTTGGCTATGGCAACTGGTCTATAAGATTGAAAGCAGGTGGCCGCCTGAAAGATGGTGGTGACTGGATCGGCAGTGTCGGGATTTTCAACTATATGCGCGATATTGAACCCGCCTTTGATGCCCCGGAGATGGGCTGGGGGCTCGATCCGGCCCATCACGGCCATGGCTATGCGCGGGAAGCGGTGAGCGCGGTGCTGGATCTGGCCGATGGCGATCTGTCGCTGGATCGCACCCTGTGCATGATCAGCCATGATAATGAACCCTCGCGGAAATTGGCGCGCAAGGCAGGCTTTCGTTACCGTCATGATGTGACCTATCACGGCGAAATTGCCAGTGTTTTCGAGCGCTTACGGCCAGGTTAA
- the nth gene encoding endonuclease III produces the protein MPDPLLPDPRLIEKLFTRFEADKPDPKTELDFINPYTLVVAVALSAQTTDKAVNKATKPLFDLAYNPFDMVALGEEKLSAMIASIGLYRTKAKNVIKLSQILIDSYGGQVPLNRDALMALPGVGRKTASVVLNELNIEPAIAVDTHVYRVSHRLGIADATTPDKVEAQLMAIIPQKWLTRAHHWLILHGRYTCVARKPICESCIVADLCPKIGV, from the coding sequence ATGCCTGATCCCCTCCTGCCTGATCCCCGCCTTATCGAGAAACTGTTTACACGTTTTGAGGCCGATAAGCCCGACCCCAAGACCGAGCTTGATTTCATCAATCCCTATACGCTGGTGGTGGCGGTAGCCCTCTCAGCCCAGACCACAGATAAGGCGGTCAACAAGGCCACCAAGCCGTTGTTTGATCTTGCCTATAATCCGTTCGATATGGTGGCCTTGGGTGAGGAAAAACTGTCGGCCATGATCGCCTCAATCGGGCTTTACCGTACCAAGGCCAAGAACGTTATCAAGCTGTCGCAGATCCTGATCGACAGCTATGGCGGGCAGGTGCCGCTCAATCGCGACGCCCTGATGGCCCTGCCCGGCGTGGGCCGCAAGACCGCCAGCGTGGTGCTGAATGAGCTCAATATCGAACCGGCCATTGCGGTTGATACCCATGTGTACCGTGTGTCGCACCGCTTAGGCATTGCGGATGCCACCACGCCCGATAAGGTCGAGGCTCAGTTAATGGCGATTATTCCGCAAAAGTGGCTGACACGGGCGCATCACTGGCTGATCCTGCACGGACGCTATACCTGCGTGGCGCGTAAGCCCATTTGTGAGAGTTGTATCGTCGCGGATTTATGTCCGAAGATCGGGGTTTAG
- a CDS encoding phosphoribosyl-ATP pyrophosphohydrolase: protein MSQPLPELESFIDRLKAISDRYGRVYGVDRGGDWHILKLQEEMGELTQSYLAMTGRSRRDEATARHDVAMEMADVMCMLLLMARAENINLNAAITEKWLKWETVMAAESHNA from the coding sequence ATGTCCCAGCCTCTCCCCGAACTGGAAAGCTTTATAGACCGGCTTAAGGCCATCTCGGATCGCTATGGCCGGGTGTACGGCGTCGATCGCGGTGGCGACTGGCATATCCTGAAGCTTCAGGAAGAGATGGGTGAACTGACCCAAAGCTATCTGGCCATGACCGGAAGGTCACGGCGCGATGAAGCGACCGCACGGCACGATGTGGCTATGGAAATGGCCGATGTGATGTGCATGCTGCTGCTGATGGCGCGAGCTGAAAACATAAACCTTAATGCCGCCATTACCGAAAAATGGCTGAAGTGGGAAACGGTGATGGCCGCGGAATCTCATAATGCCTGA
- a CDS encoding low molecular weight protein-tyrosine-phosphatase, whose protein sequence is MISVLFVCLGNICRSPLAEGVFRHKVTEAGLDAHFFIDSAGTGGWHIGAAPDTRSIAVAARYGIAIHEQCARKLVREDFDRFDLILGLDKQNLSDIRRLQPVGSSARTGLYLEEALGVRKDVPDPYHGGPRDFEAVYRLCEEASTALLKQLTGPDFTAT, encoded by the coding sequence ATGATCTCTGTTTTGTTTGTCTGTCTTGGCAATATTTGTCGCTCGCCACTGGCTGAGGGCGTATTCCGTCATAAGGTCACCGAAGCCGGTTTAGACGCGCACTTTTTCATCGATTCCGCCGGCACGGGAGGCTGGCATATTGGCGCTGCACCGGATACGCGCTCCATTGCCGTGGCGGCCCGTTATGGTATCGCCATCCATGAGCAATGCGCCAGAAAACTGGTACGCGAAGATTTCGATCGCTTTGACCTTATCCTAGGCCTTGATAAGCAAAACCTGAGTGATATTCGCAGGCTTCAACCCGTTGGATCATCGGCGCGCACAGGGCTTTATCTGGAAGAGGCTTTGGGGGTTCGCAAGGACGTCCCCGATCCCTATCATGGCGGCCCAAGGGACTTTGAGGCGGTTTACCGTCTATGCGAAGAGGCCAGCACCGCCCTGCTTAAACAATTGACAGGCCCGGATTTCACCGCCACATAA
- a CDS encoding DUF3144 domain-containing protein, with the protein MSDNNQELFVKMASGHIDLANAHSKDADYELVAIALSHAAARYNAFMVSQSLTPAQMSGDRDKHIDHLVGQFREFLSQHYDGYVQEAVKP; encoded by the coding sequence ATGTCGGATAACAATCAGGAACTTTTCGTTAAGATGGCATCGGGTCATATCGATCTGGCCAATGCCCACAGCAAAGACGCCGATTACGAACTGGTCGCCATCGCCTTAAGCCATGCCGCCGCCCGTTATAATGCGTTTATGGTCTCGCAAAGCCTGACGCCTGCGCAAATGTCTGGCGACCGCGATAAGCATATCGACCATCTGGTGGGGCAGTTCCGCGAGTTTCTGAGCCAGCATTATGATGGCTATGTTCAGGAAGCTGTTAAGCCCTAA
- the hslU gene encoding ATP-dependent protease ATPase subunit HslU, which produces MSHTFSPREIVSELDRYIIGHNDAKKAVAVALRNRWRRKQTSDDIRDEITPKNILMIGPTGVGKTEIARRLAKLANAPFIKVEATKFTEVGYVGRDVDQIVRDLVEAAMLMVREKNRAGVRAKAEAAAEERLLDGLVGVGSSPATRDSFRKRLRAGELDDKDIEISVNESTSPIGVFEIPGQPGGNFNIGEMLSKAMGSKQKTVRLTVKAAQPILLSEESDKLLDQESVTAEALSLAENEGIVFLDEIDKVASKSERGGADVSREGVQRDLLPLIEGTTVSTKHGPVKTDHILFIASGAFHVAKPSDLLPELQGRLPIRVELKALTQDDFRRILSEPEANLIKQNQALMQTEGVDLQFDDGAIAQMAAAAAQVNAKVENIGARRLHTVIEKVMEDISFTASDKSGQTILIDEAYVKERLGEIAGDADLSRYIL; this is translated from the coding sequence ATGTCTCATACCTTTTCCCCGCGTGAAATTGTCTCAGAACTGGACCGCTATATTATCGGTCATAACGACGCCAAGAAGGCCGTGGCCGTGGCGCTGCGCAATCGCTGGCGTCGCAAGCAAACCAGCGATGACATTCGCGATGAGATCACCCCGAAAAACATCCTGATGATCGGGCCGACCGGCGTCGGTAAGACCGAGATAGCGCGCCGTCTGGCCAAGCTGGCCAACGCGCCGTTCATTAAGGTCGAAGCCACCAAATTCACCGAAGTCGGTTATGTCGGGCGCGATGTCGATCAGATTGTGCGTGATCTGGTTGAAGCCGCCATGCTGATGGTGCGCGAAAAGAACCGCGCCGGTGTGCGCGCCAAGGCCGAGGCCGCCGCCGAAGAACGTCTGCTCGACGGGCTGGTCGGGGTCGGGTCGTCACCGGCGACCCGCGACAGTTTCCGTAAACGCTTGCGGGCGGGTGAACTGGACGATAAGGACATTGAAATTAGCGTCAATGAAAGCACCTCCCCCATCGGGGTGTTCGAGATTCCGGGCCAGCCGGGCGGCAATTTCAACATCGGTGAAATGCTGTCCAAGGCCATGGGCAGTAAGCAAAAAACGGTGCGGTTGACCGTTAAGGCCGCCCAACCGATCCTGCTATCCGAAGAAAGCGATAAACTGCTCGATCAGGAATCTGTGACGGCAGAGGCTTTGAGCCTGGCCGAAAACGAAGGCATTGTCTTTCTGGATGAAATCGACAAGGTGGCCTCGAAATCCGAGCGCGGTGGGGCAGATGTGTCCCGCGAAGGCGTGCAGCGCGACCTGCTGCCGCTGATCGAAGGCACCACGGTGTCGACCAAGCACGGGCCGGTCAAGACCGACCACATCCTGTTTATCGCGTCGGGCGCGTTTCATGTGGCGAAACCGTCGGATCTGCTGCCCGAATTGCAGGGCCGCCTGCCGATCCGCGTTGAGCTTAAGGCACTGACCCAGGACGATTTTCGCCGGATTTTGTCTGAGCCCGAAGCCAATCTGATCAAGCAAAATCAGGCGCTTATGCAGACCGAAGGCGTTGATCTGCAATTTGATGACGGCGCGATCGCCCAAATGGCTGCGGCTGCGGCGCAAGTAAATGCCAAGGTCGAAAATATTGGCGCGCGCAGGCTGCATACCGTGATTGAAAAGGTGATGGAGGACATTTCCTTCACGGCGTCTGACAAATCCGGTCAGACCATCCTGATCGATGAAGCCTATGTCAAGGAACGCCTGGGCGAGATCGCCGGTGATGCTGACCTTAGCCGATATATTCTTTAG
- a CDS encoding GNAT family N-acetyltransferase has protein sequence MIAFRPLTDDDAGWLLLWMASPHVQQWWLSCGQTAEDGVEDALAYIGAANATAFIITYNDQPIGYFQCYECNPDHEPDSPCYSENPRGTFLFDMFIGDASHLGDGLGAKVLSKAADGLFYKGAQCLRAAPHATNIAAVKSCERAGFTATDHTRANGLVLMVRARDVAPDAVKSA, from the coding sequence GTGATTGCCTTTCGCCCGCTAACCGATGATGATGCCGGATGGCTGCTGCTGTGGATGGCCTCACCGCATGTACAGCAGTGGTGGCTCTCCTGTGGCCAAACAGCCGAAGATGGCGTCGAGGATGCCCTGGCCTATATCGGGGCCGCCAATGCCACAGCCTTCATCATCACCTATAACGATCAGCCGATCGGCTATTTCCAGTGCTATGAATGTAACCCGGACCACGAACCCGACAGCCCGTGCTACAGCGAAAACCCCAGGGGCACATTTTTGTTCGATATGTTTATCGGGGACGCCTCACACCTCGGTGACGGCTTAGGGGCGAAAGTCCTCAGCAAGGCCGCCGACGGCCTGTTTTATAAGGGCGCTCAGTGCCTGCGGGCAGCGCCCCATGCGACCAATATCGCCGCCGTCAAATCGTGTGAACGCGCAGGCTTTACCGCCACCGATCACACCCGCGCCAATGGGCTGGTGCTGATGGTGCGGGCGCGCGATGTGGCGCCCGACGCTGTGAAATCGGCCTGA
- the hslV gene encoding ATP-dependent protease subunit HslV produces MSEHNSPFPNWHGTTIVAVRQNNKTVIAGDGQVSMGPTIVKGGARKVRTLAGGKVLAGFAGATADAFTLLERLEAKLELYPDQLARACVDLAKDWRTDRYLRRLEAMLLVADKNHILTVTGVGDVLEPEDGVAAIGSGGTYALSAARALLEYEQDAEQIARKAMKIASSICVYTNDHLTLETLNP; encoded by the coding sequence ATGAGCGAACACAATTCCCCGTTTCCGAACTGGCATGGCACCACCATCGTCGCCGTGCGCCAAAACAATAAGACCGTGATTGCCGGTGATGGCCAGGTCTCCATGGGCCCGACCATCGTTAAGGGCGGCGCGCGTAAGGTGCGCACGCTGGCGGGCGGTAAGGTGCTGGCTGGATTTGCCGGGGCAACGGCAGATGCCTTTACCCTGCTGGAGCGGCTGGAGGCCAAGCTTGAGCTATATCCGGACCAGTTGGCGCGAGCTTGCGTTGACCTGGCTAAGGACTGGCGCACGGATCGTTACTTACGCCGTCTTGAGGCCATGCTGCTGGTGGCCGATAAGAACCATATCCTGACCGTGACCGGCGTCGGCGATGTGCTGGAACCCGAAGACGGTGTGGCCGCGATTGGCTCAGGCGGCACCTATGCCCTGTCGGCGGCGCGGGCTTTGCTGGAGTACGAACAGGACGCGGAACAGATTGCCCGTAAGGCCATGAAGATCGCGTCATCCATCTGCGTCTACACCAATGATCATCTGACGTTGGAGACCCTGAACCCGTGA